The Desmonostoc muscorum LEGE 12446 genome includes a region encoding these proteins:
- a CDS encoding 5-formyltetrahydrofolate cyclo-ligase, translating into MDTVNHQLNKAKLRRTLLKTRQSMSVWEWREKSDRICSHLENSTLFAQAKTILAYFSFRQEPDLSPLFTNTKYRWGFPRCVNQSLSWHIWTPEDSLQSGAYGITEPHPDAPTLDPTEVDLILIPSVACDDQGYRLGYGGGYYDRLLSSPEWLTKPTVGIVFDFAYLPQLPIEPWDKPLTSILTETGLTQKD; encoded by the coding sequence GTGGACACAGTTAATCATCAACTAAATAAAGCAAAACTACGCCGTACTCTACTCAAAACACGCCAATCAATGTCTGTCTGGGAGTGGAGAGAAAAAAGCGATCGCATTTGCTCTCATTTAGAAAACTCTACTTTGTTCGCCCAAGCAAAAACAATACTTGCTTATTTTAGTTTTCGCCAAGAACCCGACCTCAGTCCACTATTTACAAACACCAAATACCGTTGGGGATTTCCTCGCTGCGTTAATCAATCCCTATCTTGGCATATTTGGACACCTGAAGATTCTCTGCAAAGTGGGGCTTATGGCATTACTGAACCCCATCCCGATGCCCCAACCTTAGACCCGACGGAAGTAGATTTGATTCTTATTCCCAGTGTAGCTTGTGACGATCAAGGATATCGCCTGGGTTATGGCGGAGGATATTACGATCGCCTACTCAGTTCACCGGAGTGGTTGACAAAGCCCACTGTGGGAATTGTGTTTGATTTTGCGTATTTACCCCAGCTACCTATCGAACCTTGGGATAAACCCTTAACAAGTATCTTAACCGAAACTGGGTTGACTCAGAAAGACTGA
- a CDS encoding GDP-L-fucose synthase family protein, with the protein MTALELKNKRILVTGGSGFLGRQVIDQLCQAGADGEKIRVVRSRDCDLRVWENCQRAVDQQDIIIHLAAHVGGIGLNQQKPAELFYDNLIMGTQLIHAAYQGGVEKFVCVGTICAYPKFTPVPFKEDDLWNGYPEETNAPYGIAKKALLVQLQAYRQQYGFNGIYLLPVNLYGPEDNFDPGSSHVIPALIRKVHEAQIQGEKQLLVWGDGSPTREFLYSQDAARGIVMGTQFYNESEPVNLGTGDEISILDLVTLISQLMEFKGEIVWQTDKPNGQPRRRLDTERAKLAFNFTAQISFEQGLKNTIEWYRQHAA; encoded by the coding sequence ATGACCGCCTTAGAACTCAAAAATAAACGCATTCTCGTCACTGGTGGGTCAGGCTTTCTCGGTCGTCAGGTGATCGATCAGTTGTGTCAAGCAGGGGCTGATGGTGAGAAGATTAGAGTAGTGCGATCGCGTGATTGCGATTTGCGGGTTTGGGAAAATTGCCAACGTGCAGTTGACCAGCAAGACATCATTATCCATTTAGCAGCTCATGTTGGTGGTATCGGTCTCAACCAGCAAAAACCCGCAGAGTTATTCTACGATAACTTGATCATGGGAACCCAGCTAATCCATGCTGCATATCAAGGGGGAGTCGAAAAATTCGTCTGTGTTGGTACTATCTGTGCCTATCCAAAATTCACCCCAGTACCATTCAAAGAAGATGACTTGTGGAATGGCTACCCAGAGGAAACCAACGCCCCTTACGGAATTGCCAAAAAAGCGCTTTTAGTGCAATTGCAAGCTTATCGCCAGCAGTATGGTTTTAATGGTATTTATTTGCTGCCAGTGAATTTGTATGGGCCGGAAGATAATTTTGATCCCGGAAGTTCTCATGTGATTCCGGCGTTAATTCGCAAGGTTCACGAAGCCCAAATTCAAGGAGAAAAGCAACTACTAGTTTGGGGTGATGGTAGTCCCACCCGCGAGTTTCTGTATTCACAAGATGCAGCGCGGGGGATTGTTATGGGCACCCAATTTTATAACGAATCAGAACCAGTAAATTTAGGAACGGGTGATGAAATTTCGATTCTTGATTTAGTGACTCTGATTTCCCAATTAATGGAGTTTAAGGGTGAGATTGTTTGGCAAACTGATAAGCCAAATGGTCAACCTAGACGCCGTTTAGATACTGAACGTGCGAAGCTTGCCTTTAATTTCACTGCTCAAATCAGCTTTGAGCAAGGGCTGAAGAATACCATTGAGTGGTATCGTCAACACGCTGCATAA
- the gmd gene encoding GDP-mannose 4,6-dehydratase, protein MTQKKRALITGITGQDGSYLSEYLLEQGYEVHGIIRRTSTFNTDRIDHIYEDPHKQGVQLFLHYGDLTDGTTLRRILEEVQPVEIYNLGAQSHVRVSFDSPEYTVDSVGMGTLRLLEAIRDYQHRTGIQVRFYQAGSSEMYGLVQAIPQSETTPFYPRSPYACAKVYAHWQTINYRESYNLFACNGILFNHESPRRGETFVTRKITMAVANIVAKKQKKIYMGNLDSKRDWGYAKDYVKAMWLMLQQDQPDDYVIATGETHSVREFLELAFNYVNLNWQDYVEFDERYLRPAEVELLIGDSSKAQQKLGWKTSVTFEQLVSLMVEADLQALGYTSPNGNGSQFPHDIATLRQEMGALHF, encoded by the coding sequence ATGACGCAAAAAAAACGAGCGTTAATAACTGGTATTACGGGTCAAGATGGTTCATACCTGAGTGAGTATTTGCTAGAACAAGGTTATGAAGTTCATGGGATAATTCGCCGGACTTCCACCTTCAACACAGACCGTATCGATCACATCTACGAAGATCCGCACAAACAAGGAGTGCAGTTGTTTCTTCACTACGGTGATTTGACTGATGGAACAACACTGCGACGTATCTTAGAAGAAGTACAACCAGTAGAAATTTACAACCTCGGCGCTCAATCCCATGTCAGAGTCAGCTTTGACTCCCCAGAATACACTGTAGATTCAGTGGGAATGGGGACACTGCGTTTGTTAGAAGCAATTCGAGACTATCAACACCGTACCGGAATACAAGTGCGGTTTTACCAAGCGGGTTCTTCAGAAATGTACGGATTAGTGCAAGCAATACCGCAAAGTGAAACAACACCATTTTATCCGCGCAGTCCTTATGCTTGCGCCAAAGTATATGCCCACTGGCAAACAATAAATTATCGTGAATCTTACAATTTGTTTGCTTGTAACGGCATACTTTTTAACCACGAATCACCACGACGCGGTGAAACCTTTGTCACCCGTAAAATTACGATGGCAGTAGCCAACATCGTTGCCAAAAAACAGAAAAAGATTTACATGGGAAATCTCGACTCCAAACGAGATTGGGGCTATGCCAAAGATTACGTCAAAGCAATGTGGTTGATGTTGCAGCAAGACCAACCAGACGATTATGTAATTGCAACTGGCGAAACCCACTCAGTACGGGAGTTTCTCGAATTGGCATTTAATTATGTCAATCTCAATTGGCAAGATTATGTCGAGTTTGACGAACGCTATCTGCGTCCTGCGGAGGTAGAGTTGTTGATTGGGGATTCTAGCAAAGCACAGCAGAAGTTAGGCTGGAAAACATCGGTAACCTTTGAGCAACTAGTTTCCTTAATGGTAGAAGCAGACCTGCAAGCCTTGGGTTACACTTCACCCAATGGAAATGGTTCGCAATTTCCACATGATATTGCGACTCTTCGTCAAGAAATGGGCGCTTTGCATTTCTGA
- a CDS encoding sugar transferase, which yields MTAQSSLLSGKRGVRQDTRGSTRTLLKRGQKTKTPRVKPQGLSFQGLNGEFAKRLFDIVFSLSVLILFFPVYLILALLIALSSEGPIFYVQERVGKNYKPFNCIKFRTMVSNADEILVQMMETSPQLRQEFESSFKLKQDPRITKIGRFLRITSLDEFPQFWNVLKGDMSVVGPRPLVAEELPKYGCHIDEILTIRPGITGLWQVSGRNDIPYPRRVQIDLHYVKSRNLWLDLWIILKTVDVVILPKNNGAY from the coding sequence ATGACTGCCCAGAGCTCACTCCTCTCCGGCAAGCGAGGTGTACGGCAAGACACTAGAGGGTCTACGCGTACTCTCCTAAAGCGCGGTCAAAAAACAAAGACGCCTAGAGTTAAACCTCAAGGTTTATCTTTTCAGGGTTTAAACGGAGAGTTTGCCAAGCGACTATTCGATATAGTGTTTTCGCTGTCAGTGTTGATTTTATTCTTTCCTGTCTACTTAATCTTGGCCTTGTTGATTGCTTTGAGTTCAGAAGGCCCGATTTTTTATGTTCAGGAACGGGTGGGGAAAAACTACAAACCTTTTAACTGTATTAAATTCCGAACAATGGTCAGCAATGCGGACGAAATCCTCGTGCAAATGATGGAAACATCGCCCCAGCTGCGACAAGAATTTGAGAGCAGTTTTAAGCTCAAACAAGACCCACGGATTACTAAAATTGGTCGATTTTTGCGAATTACTAGCCTAGACGAATTTCCCCAGTTTTGGAACGTTTTAAAAGGAGATATGAGTGTAGTCGGTCCTCGCCCATTAGTAGCAGAAGAACTACCAAAATACGGTTGTCACATTGATGAGATTTTAACAATCCGTCCAGGAATTACTGGTTTGTGGCAGGTGTCTGGGCGTAATGACATTCCCTACCCTCGCCGAGTCCAAATAGACCTGCATTATGTAAAATCTAGGAATTTGTGGCTTGATTTATGGATCATCTTAAAAACTGTTGATGTGGTAATTTTACCTAAAAATAACGGTGCATACTGA
- a CDS encoding glycosyltransferase: MPLKYALVHEWLTPEATGGSELVVREILNHIDADLYALIDFESSNPESYLYKRQIGKTFLQHFPYARNGIQKYLPLWPLAIEQMDLRHYDVILSSSHAVAKGILTTPDQLHICYCHSPMRYAWDLTFDYLRQSKLGNGLPGWVTRYLLHHLRQWDVLSANRVDYFIANSQHTARRIWRCYRREATVIYPPVNIGEFPFFQEKDDFYLTVSRLVSYKQVSLIVKAFNQLKRPLVVIGTGDEMQKIRQMANSNIEILGWQPDNVVKKYMARAKAFVYAACEDFGIALVEAQACGTPVIAYGAGGALETVRDIRSGVDTGTGIFFRTQTEAALVEAVEKFEIYQGSFNSEYMRSHAAQFSPQVFADRYLDFVNKCNEKRPFWNNGLG; this comes from the coding sequence GTGCCCTTGAAATATGCTCTGGTTCATGAGTGGTTGACACCCGAAGCCACAGGTGGTTCAGAACTCGTTGTACGGGAAATTTTGAATCACATTGATGCTGATTTATATGCCCTCATCGATTTTGAATCCAGTAACCCTGAAAGTTATCTATACAAACGTCAGATTGGCAAGACGTTTCTTCAGCATTTTCCCTATGCCCGCAACGGTATACAAAAGTACTTGCCTTTGTGGCCTTTGGCAATTGAACAAATGGACTTGCGGCACTATGACGTAATTCTGTCTTCGTCCCATGCTGTTGCCAAGGGAATCCTTACCACTCCAGATCAGTTGCATATTTGCTACTGTCACAGCCCCATGCGCTATGCTTGGGACTTGACCTTTGATTATCTGCGCCAGAGCAAGCTGGGTAATGGTTTACCTGGGTGGGTAACGCGATATTTATTACATCATTTGCGCCAGTGGGATGTATTGAGTGCCAATCGTGTTGATTACTTCATTGCCAACTCGCAGCATACAGCTCGGCGGATTTGGCGCTGCTATCGGCGAGAAGCAACAGTCATTTACCCACCTGTGAATATTGGGGAATTTCCATTTTTTCAGGAAAAAGACGATTTTTATCTCACAGTTTCCCGACTAGTGAGTTACAAACAAGTATCGTTGATTGTCAAAGCTTTTAATCAACTAAAACGACCGTTAGTAGTAATTGGTACAGGAGATGAAATGCAAAAGATTCGTCAGATGGCAAATTCAAATATAGAAATACTCGGATGGCAACCCGATAATGTGGTAAAAAAATATATGGCTAGGGCTAAGGCGTTTGTGTATGCAGCTTGTGAAGATTTTGGTATTGCCTTAGTGGAGGCACAAGCCTGTGGTACGCCAGTAATAGCCTATGGTGCTGGGGGTGCTTTAGAAACAGTGCGAGATATTCGCTCTGGCGTGGATACAGGGACAGGTATATTCTTCAGGACACAAACAGAGGCGGCTTTAGTGGAGGCAGTAGAAAAGTTTGAAATATATCAGGGTTCGTTTAATTCCGAGTATATGCGATCGCACGCCGCGCAGTTTTCACCGCAAGTCTTTGCAGATCGTTATCTAGATTTTGTCAATAAGTGCAACGAAAAAAGACCTTTTTGGAATAATGGTCTTGGTTAA
- a CDS encoding NAD-dependent epimerase/dehydratase family protein — MRILIMGGTRFIGVYLTQLLVEQGHEVVLFNRGNRPAPSLQGVGQIIGDRTDATQLKAKLSQENFDVIFDNNGRELSDTQPLAEIFQDRVQHFVYMSSAGVYLKSDQLPHIEGDAVDPKSRHLGKHETEAYLTQLGLPFTSIRPTYIYGPRNYNDLESWFFDRIVRDRPVPIPGNGLHITQLGHVKDLAKAMTQVLGNQQAVREIYNISGDRFVTFDGLARASALAAGKSPDAVKIVHYDPKKFDFGKRKAFPMRVQHFFASVNKAQTELNWHPEYDLISGLQDSLENDYLPSGRDKAEVDFSVDEEILQAV; from the coding sequence ATGCGAATTCTAATTATGGGTGGTACTCGGTTCATTGGTGTCTATTTGACTCAACTATTAGTGGAACAAGGACATGAAGTCGTGCTGTTTAATCGTGGAAATCGACCAGCGCCTTCTTTACAGGGAGTAGGACAAATTATAGGCGATCGCACTGATGCTACCCAATTAAAAGCAAAATTATCACAAGAAAATTTTGATGTCATTTTTGACAATAATGGACGAGAACTTAGTGATACTCAACCACTCGCGGAGATTTTTCAAGACCGGGTGCAACATTTTGTATACATGAGTTCGGCGGGGGTGTATCTCAAATCTGACCAACTCCCCCATATCGAAGGCGATGCAGTAGATCCGAAAAGCCGCCACTTGGGTAAACACGAAACTGAAGCTTATCTCACCCAATTGGGATTGCCCTTTACCTCTATTCGTCCTACTTACATTTACGGCCCACGTAATTATAATGACTTGGAAAGCTGGTTTTTTGACAGAATTGTGCGCGATCGCCCCGTTCCTATCCCTGGAAATGGCTTGCATATCACCCAGTTAGGTCATGTCAAAGATTTAGCAAAGGCAATGACCCAAGTTTTGGGTAATCAACAAGCTGTAAGAGAGATTTATAATATTTCTGGCGATCGCTTTGTCACTTTTGATGGTTTAGCCCGTGCTAGTGCCCTAGCGGCTGGTAAATCACCTGATGCTGTGAAAATTGTCCATTATGACCCGAAGAAGTTTGATTTCGGCAAACGCAAGGCTTTTCCTATGCGGGTACAACATTTCTTTGCTTCGGTGAACAAAGCCCAAACAGAATTAAACTGGCATCCTGAATATGATTTGATTTCTGGATTACAAGATTCTTTGGAAAATGATTATCTCCCTTCTGGCCGGGATAAAGCTGAAGTTGATTTTTCTGTAGATGAGGAGATTTTACAAGCTGTTTAA
- a CDS encoding Uma2 family endonuclease, whose product MYQTDPPLSPKETLPTMYDLPSEYPEDSGLPDEFHLFQPQLLRETFFPPNYPVQEVFVGTDLNLYYDLRHTLWYKRPDWFAAVGVSRLYEQQNLRMSYVIWQEGVAPFVVVELLSPGTEKEDLGQTLREVNQPPTKWEVYERILRVPYYIVFDHYTDKLQAFQLVADSYHEIDVTTSRVWMPGIQLGLGLWQGAYEGIDRLWLRWYDETGNWISTQLEQERRRAEQERQRADKLAAKLRELGINPDQE is encoded by the coding sequence ATGTACCAAACAGACCCGCCTCTCTCCCCAAAAGAAACCCTACCCACCATGTATGATCTTCCCAGTGAATACCCTGAGGACTCTGGTTTGCCTGACGAATTTCACCTTTTTCAACCCCAACTTCTGCGGGAAACCTTCTTTCCACCAAACTACCCAGTACAAGAGGTATTTGTTGGCACTGATTTAAACCTTTACTATGACCTCCGGCATACACTGTGGTACAAACGCCCGGACTGGTTTGCTGCTGTGGGAGTTTCGCGTCTCTACGAACAGCAAAACCTGCGTATGAGTTATGTCATCTGGCAAGAAGGGGTTGCTCCTTTTGTAGTGGTAGAGTTGCTTTCTCCTGGCACTGAAAAAGAAGACTTAGGACAAACTCTGCGGGAAGTTAACCAACCGCCCACCAAATGGGAAGTTTATGAACGGATTTTGCGAGTTCCTTACTACATCGTGTTTGACCACTACACTGACAAACTCCAAGCATTTCAACTAGTTGCAGATAGTTATCACGAAATAGATGTAACTACTTCTAGAGTCTGGATGCCAGGAATACAGCTAGGTTTAGGACTTTGGCAAGGCGCTTACGAAGGTATCGATCGCCTGTGGTTACGTTGGTACGATGAAACAGGAAATTGGATTTCTACGCAGCTAGAACAAGAAAGGCGACGAGCCGAACAGGAAAGACAACGAGCCGATAAATTAGCGGCGAAGTTGCGAGAATTGGGCATTAATCCTGATCAGGAGTAA
- a CDS encoding SMP-30/gluconolactonase/LRE family protein produces the protein MSQVLQYPLHNILEARARLGEGPIWDSIKKQLYWIDIFNHRVHQFDPVTGKNRFFDVGDVVGAIATAGKDRLIMALRHHLAFLNTQTGEVTPILEIEGNLPSNRLNDGKCDSKGRFWFGSMSSIEKPDASLYRYDTDGSLHVMETGLTISNGLGWSPNQEIFYLADSPKQKIYAYDFNSVTGNINNRRIFVDLTHESFYPDGLTIDSQGNIWSAMWNGWCVIRFNRKGEEILRLKLPVPLVTSCTFGGEDLQTLYITTGSVGLSQAEIDKSFYSGDLFALETDVTGLPSYDF, from the coding sequence ATGAGCCAGGTTTTGCAATATCCACTCCATAATATTTTAGAAGCCCGTGCCCGCTTGGGTGAAGGACCAATTTGGGATTCGATCAAAAAGCAACTTTACTGGATAGATATTTTTAACCATCGAGTGCATCAATTTGACCCGGTAACGGGAAAAAATCGCTTTTTTGATGTGGGAGATGTGGTAGGTGCGATCGCCACAGCTGGTAAAGATAGATTAATTATGGCGCTGCGTCATCACTTGGCATTCCTCAACACCCAGACAGGTGAAGTTACGCCCATTTTGGAAATTGAAGGAAATCTGCCAAGTAATCGTCTCAACGATGGCAAATGTGATTCCAAAGGTCGCTTTTGGTTCGGCTCAATGTCTTCTATAGAAAAGCCTGACGCTAGCCTCTATCGTTACGATACTGATGGCTCATTACATGTGATGGAAACAGGATTGACTATCTCTAATGGCTTGGGTTGGAGTCCGAATCAAGAAATTTTTTATTTGGCTGATTCTCCTAAACAAAAAATATATGCTTATGACTTTAATTCCGTAACAGGCAATATTAATAATCGCCGGATTTTTGTTGATTTAACTCATGAATCTTTCTACCCAGATGGGTTGACGATAGATAGCCAAGGAAATATTTGGTCAGCTATGTGGAATGGATGGTGTGTGATTCGTTTTAATCGCAAAGGTGAAGAAATATTGCGGTTAAAGCTACCTGTTCCACTCGTAACGAGTTGCACCTTTGGCGGCGAAGATTTGCAAACACTTTACATCACCACTGGTTCAGTTGGACTCAGCCAAGCCGAGATTGACAAAAGTTTCTACTCAGGTGATTTGTTTGCTCTTGAAACTGATGTTACTGGATTACCTAGCTATGATTTTTAG
- a CDS encoding type II toxin-antitoxin system HicB family antitoxin — MKSQYSIVIQWSDEDKKYIVSLPEFGPYAHTHGNTYADALNNGEEVLELLIEDYQAQGKPLPEPLTANFSFEFMSSNS, encoded by the coding sequence ATGAAATCACAATATAGTATTGTAATTCAGTGGTCTGATGAAGATAAAAAGTATATTGTCAGCCTGCCTGAGTTTGGTCCCTATGCACACACTCATGGAAATACCTACGCGGATGCTCTCAATAATGGTGAGGAAGTCTTGGAACTATTGATTGAAGATTACCAAGCACAAGGAAAACCACTGCCAGAACCTTTGACGGCAAACTTTTCCTTTGAGTTTATGTCATCTAATTCCTAA
- a CDS encoding type II toxin-antitoxin system HicA family toxin, producing the protein MPKKIRELKAMLLKAGFTYRSGKGSHTVWSHPLLLYSLTLSGKDGADADRYQEKDVRNALLEIKQLQEEEDKGEQE; encoded by the coding sequence GTGCCCAAAAAAATTCGGGAACTAAAAGCAATGCTCCTAAAAGCTGGATTCACTTATCGAAGTGGCAAAGGTAGTCATACAGTATGGAGTCATCCTTTGCTACTTTACAGCCTCACTTTATCTGGCAAAGATGGAGCAGATGCAGATCGTTACCAGGAAAAAGATGTGAGAAATGCCCTGCTAGAAATAAAACAATTGCAGGAAGAAGAAGACAAAGGAGAACAAGAATGA
- the pgsA gene encoding CDP-diacylglycerol--glycerol-3-phosphate 3-phosphatidyltransferase gives MTLPNWITFSRLLGVPFLLYGLYNPTDQAKWICLAIFLVAALTDWLDGYLARKLNQVSDLGKFLDPLVDKFLVLAPLMVLIELGKVPAWGVFLILARELAIAGWRVNQTTITGANIWGKLKTVSQIVAIALLIAPLPEAWKIASLIAFWISVALTLISGGIYLLPQKANTAD, from the coding sequence ATGACTCTACCCAACTGGATTACTTTCTCTCGCCTTCTGGGTGTACCATTTCTGCTTTACGGCTTATATAATCCCACAGATCAAGCTAAGTGGATATGTTTGGCGATTTTTCTTGTCGCCGCATTGACTGATTGGTTAGATGGTTACTTAGCGCGGAAACTCAACCAAGTTAGTGATTTAGGTAAGTTTCTCGATCCCTTGGTGGATAAATTTTTAGTCCTTGCGCCATTAATGGTGTTGATTGAACTGGGAAAAGTGCCAGCTTGGGGAGTGTTTTTGATTTTAGCGCGGGAATTAGCGATCGCTGGTTGGCGAGTGAATCAAACGACAATTACCGGGGCGAACATTTGGGGTAAACTCAAAACTGTTAGTCAAATAGTGGCGATCGCACTTTTAATTGCGCCACTACCTGAAGCCTGGAAAATTGCATCTTTGATTGCCTTTTGGATTTCTGTTGCTTTGACGTTAATATCTGGCGGTATTTATCTCTTACCGCAAAAAGCTAACACTGCTGATTGA
- a CDS encoding aspartate ammonia-lyase, whose translation MTQHTDSEFRIERDSMGDRQIASSVYYGIQTLRAIENFPISGIKPLHTYVDACLLIKKATAIVNGELSCIPEDISQAIVQATDEILAGNLREQFVVDVYQAGAGTSHHMNVNEVLANRALEILGDEKGNYKRVSPNDHVNYGQSTNDVIPTAIRIGGLLALSHTLHPALEEAIASLENKAVEFQDIVKSGRTHLQDAVPVRLGENFRAWAQILTEHQNRIYTASGDLMVLGLGGSAAGTGLNTHPLYRARVVEVLSELIDTPLEPAPHLMAAMQSMAPFVNVSGALRNLAQDLAKISHDLRLMDSGPKTGLKEIQLPPVQPGSSIMPGKYNPVMAEMTSMVCFQVMGYDNAIALAAQAGQLELNVMMPLIAYNLIHSIEILGNTIAALTKRCIQGITANKERCLAYAEGSLALVTALNTHIGYLNAAAVAKESLETGKSLRQIVLERGLMSETDLATVLDLEQMSAILPLSPE comes from the coding sequence ATGACTCAACACACAGACTCGGAATTTCGCATTGAACGGGATTCAATGGGCGATCGCCAAATTGCTAGTAGCGTTTATTACGGTATTCAAACGCTACGAGCAATAGAAAACTTTCCCATCAGCGGTATCAAGCCTTTACATACTTACGTAGATGCTTGTCTACTAATTAAAAAAGCTACAGCAATTGTGAATGGAGAACTCAGTTGCATTCCCGAAGATATTAGTCAGGCGATTGTGCAAGCAACTGATGAAATCTTAGCCGGGAATTTGCGCGAACAATTTGTTGTGGATGTTTATCAAGCGGGTGCTGGAACTTCTCACCACATGAATGTCAATGAGGTTCTGGCAAATCGCGCCTTAGAAATTCTGGGTGACGAAAAAGGCAATTATAAACGTGTTAGTCCCAATGACCACGTTAACTATGGGCAGTCTACCAATGATGTGATTCCGACGGCAATTAGAATTGGTGGTTTATTGGCACTTTCTCATACATTACACCCAGCTTTAGAGGAGGCGATCGCGTCCTTAGAAAACAAAGCTGTGGAATTTCAAGATATCGTTAAATCCGGCAGAACTCACTTACAAGACGCTGTACCTGTGCGTTTGGGTGAAAATTTTCGGGCTTGGGCGCAAATTCTCACAGAACACCAAAATCGGATTTACACCGCCTCCGGGGATTTGATGGTCTTGGGTTTGGGAGGTAGTGCAGCAGGAACGGGATTAAATACTCATCCTCTGTATCGCGCCCGTGTCGTGGAAGTTCTCTCGGAATTGATTGACACTCCATTAGAACCTGCACCGCATCTCATGGCAGCAATGCAGAGTATGGCACCATTTGTCAACGTTTCTGGTGCTTTGCGGAACTTAGCCCAGGATTTAGCCAAAATATCTCATGACTTGCGGTTGATGGATTCGGGGCCAAAAACTGGTTTGAAAGAAATTCAACTGCCCCCAGTGCAACCAGGTTCCTCAATTATGCCAGGGAAATATAACCCAGTGATGGCAGAGATGACATCAATGGTATGTTTTCAGGTGATGGGTTATGACAATGCGATCGCCTTAGCCGCACAAGCCGGACAATTAGAACTAAATGTGATGATGCCGCTAATTGCCTATAACCTAATTCACAGCATCGAAATTCTGGGTAATACCATCGCCGCACTCACCAAACGTTGCATCCAGGGAATTACAGCCAACAAAGAACGTTGTTTAGCATACGCCGAAGGCAGTTTAGCTTTAGTAACCGCACTCAATACCCACATCGGTTATTTAAATGCCGCAGCTGTCGCCAAAGAATCTTTAGAAACTGGTAAATCCCTACGGCAAATCGTCCTAGAACGAGGATTGATGAGTGAAACAGACTTAGCCACAGTATTAGATTTAGAACAAATGAGTGCTATCTTACCTCTGAGTCCAGAATAA